A single region of the Diadema setosum chromosome 14, eeDiaSeto1, whole genome shotgun sequence genome encodes:
- the LOC140237744 gene encoding uncharacterized protein — protein sequence MCGVQLSLNKCAEEAGKGTFSIQIADLMEKMSRTPSVVYIPENSTERLSFNATDYRSKYEFTWPEKARAVLQKAPADRTAEDIRLVRSLMRGLYSFRKYSSVLQDLICKVIRYAKYGRRRVVVRKGHPGFSFYFIFSGSVGVTLEEDEMNAFVKKEVNILKKGASFGEIALIKDTRRKATVVCLQDTEFLVVDADEFFDNNLHLHIQQEFEYRLDFLSRMKIFSTWATENLEEISDMGRLEEYCNESLIVKDARNTDWLLIITKGRADVLKLVDLAQLYMSKQAEEEEVIQMSRKARVLSGRSVTMWSDDIGSKVMQHQQQQQQQRQQMLQDQDRERGGQRATTGASRAGLESQRKTSAKGSTVNGRRRPKTTGQIASRMRTPTDNEVDDDDNERRIRSRSATVRLKEPDKRVLSPGEDEDDDEDVELEESGTSRSRPRTGTASHRTTSEPSDETPCRLPDYITLGLETIKAPGVDAGVYIQVDALRPGDCFGIQGVLGHMPHLSVVSHGCELIRISMSKFREYADEETLNKVRELIPTYASDLELWRSFRKQNKWNNFKSGVVREVRRHAKPTGSSVRGGGADSKSSVKGSVTSDWVTNTWSRRNTGRDSVGPSTTPLPKIPTNADDEGKSPKSPRLRRRGKSGLSSAATTRPNSRAQSRAASTRYTESRSATRQSFSQHDLKVLERRRSSMPAARLASASQSFGYQSLSHAQSMVGGATGGSMGMGGERQLNARSSMPHMHIPDLASFTKPTYTSSRSWRELKS from the exons ATGTGTGGGGTTCAGCTGAGCCTCAACAAATGCGCCGAGGAGGCGGGCAAGGGCACTTTCTCCATCCAGATCGCCGATCTCATGGAGAAGATGTCCCGTACGCCCAGCGTGGTCTACATTCCGGAGAACAGCACCGAGCGACTGAGCTTCAACGCCACAGACTACCGCTCCAAGTACGAG TTTACGTGGCCGGAGAAGGCGAGAGCTGTCCTGCAGAAGGCCCCAGCGGACCGGACGGCTGAAGATATCCGCCTGGTAAGGAGTCTCATGAGGGGACTCTACAGCTTCCGGAAGTACTCTTCCGTTCTCCAGGACCTCATCTGCAAGGTCATTCGATACGCCAA GTATGGTCGACGTCGAGTGGTGGTTCGGAAAGGACATCCTGGATTCTCGTTCTACTTCATCTTCTCTGGCTCAGTGGGTGTCACCCTCGAGGAAGACGAGATGAACGCCTTCGTCAAGAAGGAGGTCAACATCTTGAAGAAAGGCGCGAGCTTTGGG GAAATTGCTCTAATAAAGGATACTCGAAGGAAGGCCACAGTCGTGTGCCTCCAGGACACGGAATTCCTGGTCGTCGACGCCGACGAGTTCTTCGACAACAACCTCCATCTTCACATCCAGCAGGAATTCGAATATCGGCTCGATTTTCTGAG TCGTATGAAGATCTTCTCGACATGGGCAACGGAGAATCTGGAGGAGATTTCCGACATGGGTCGACTAGAAGAATACTGCAACGAGTCGCTGATTGTCAAAGACGCGCGCAATACCGATTGGCTGCTCATCATCACCAAG GGCCGAGCTGACGTGCTGAAACTAGTGGACCTAGCCCAGCTTTACATGTCCAAGCAGGCCGAGGAAGAGGAGGTCATCCAGATGTCCCGAAAGGCCCGCGTCCTCAGCGGGCGGTCAGTCACCATGTGGAGCGATGACATCGGATCCAAGGTCATGCAACatcagcagcaacagcagcaacagcgGCAACAGATGCTGCAGGATCAAGACAGGGAGCGCGGCGGGCAGCGGGCGACGACCGGCGCCAGTCGGGCGGGACTGGAGTCGCAGAGGAAAACGTCGGCCAAGGGGTCGACAGTGAACGGCAGGCGGAGACCAAAGACTACCG GCCAGATAGCGTCGAGGATGCGCACGCCGACAGACAACGAGGTCGACGACGATGATAACGAGAGAAGGATCCGCAGCAGGAGCGCGACGGTGCGGCTGAAGGAACCCGACAAGCGGGTGCTTAGCCCGGGCGAAGACGAGGATGACGACGAAGATGTCGAGCTAGAAGAGAGTGGCACATCGCGTTCGAGGCCAAGGACAGGAACGGCGAGTCACAGGAC GACTtcagaaccatctgatgagacgCCGTGCAGACTTCCAGATTACATTACCCTTGGCCTGGAGACAATCAAAGCACCTGGGGTCGATGCCGGCGTCTACATCCAGGTCGATGCGTTACGCCCGGGCGACTGCTTC GGGATTCAGGGTGTCCTGGGTCATATGCCGCATCTCTCCGTCGTCAGCCACGGCTGCGAACTCATTCGCATTTCTATGTCCAAATTTCGTGAGTACGCCGACGAAGAAACTCTGAATAAAGTAAGAGAATTAATTCCGACCTACGCAAGCGATCTGGAGCTCTGGCGGAGCTTCCGGAAGCAGAACAAGTGGAACAACTTCAAATCCGGTGTGGTCCGAGAGGTCAGGAGGCACGCCAAGCCGACGGGGTCGTCCGTTCGCGGCGGCGGGGCTGACAGCAAATCGTCGGTGAAGGGGTCCGTAACCAGCGACTGGGTAACGAACACGTGGAGTAGGCGGAACACCGGAAGGGATTCGGTGGGACCTAGCACCACGCCCTTACCGAAAATACCGACAAATGCTGACGATGAGGGGAAAAGCCCGAAGAGCCCACGCCTTCGACGGAGAG GGAAAAGTGGCCTCTCCAGCGCCGCTACGACAAGACCCAACAGTCGGGCACAAAGTCGAGCAGCAAGCACTCGCTACACCGAATCAAGATCCGCGACAAGACAATCATTTTCTCAGCACGACCTCAAAGTCCTAGAAAGACGTCGCTCCAGTATGCCCGCCGCGCGTCTCGCGTCCGCCTCCCAGTCGTTTGGGTATCAATCACTGTCCCATGCCCAGAGCATGGTGGGTGGAGCCACGGGCGGATCCATGGGCATGGGCGGGGAGAGGCAACTAAACGCTCGATCTTCGATGCCCCATATGCACATTCCTGATTTGGCCAGTTTCACCAAGCCAACATACACGAGTAGCCGCAGCTGGCGGGAACTGAAATCTTGA